ATTTGATTGActtcaataaacaaaaataaataactcaaaCAGCAACCGTTAAACCcctcattattattattattacaatgaCAATACAAAAAGATGTCAGTATATATAACGCAATacctaagaaaaaatatatattatatatagatACTAATGCCACTCAAAAAGTACACCTGTGCAAAAAAGTGCAACTGATATGACCGCATAAAATAGTTTTACCAATAGAATCATCAGTGAAAATGTTGACTGGCGGCgtctttttacaaattttcgtCGGTTATTTAGCATGTGGaaatgcaatgaaaattttaggcatttaCACGTTTCCATGGGGCAGTCACATGATTCTGGGTACCAAATTGATGAGAGGACTATCATTGGCTGGACATGACGTCACATTGATTACCGCCACTGCTACCAAGGATATGCCCAAAGAAGGGCAGTGGAAAGAGGTTGTTATTGATGGAATGGATCGACATGTTAAAGGTAggtaattactttttttttaatttgggcaGTTGACCGAAGAATGACAGTACTACATTTCAAGTATTGGCGTTCCAAGTTCCTGGaactatttatttctttagacaagaaaaaattactatatttttttatttatttggtgcCTTTGATGTTCTAAACACCATAACAACTAAAAAACAGAACTTTCTTCGGACGTCTTATTAAACCCGGAGGGAGgatcaatattattttatgtgaatTATGCCTTTTCATTTTTTGCCAGTAGCTggagtaatttttcaaatttttgcagATAGAAAAAATTTCGCACATATTTTATGCTCCTacgataaatttaaatttcttccaggcaaatagaggcattttttattccaattttcaCTGACTTTTCAAGCCTTTTTAAGTCCACGTTCTTGCATTTACAAGAAAACtgaaattttccaaatattccaGAAATTCATAGATATATATAGAAGGACATTTACAAATTATTAGCTATAACTATAAATATTaaccacattaaaaaaataatcaaaatgattatgtttttttttagaattgacAATACATTTGACTAAAACAATTACTAATACAAATAAATCTAGACTGAGCGCCTTCGCGGATATCAAAATATTCAGCCAATGGGTAGTAAAAATTTGCAATGCATCTTTATCCcatccaaaaataaaagagatgaTCCGATCGAGGGAAAAGTTCGATGCAATCATCCTGGACCAATTCTTAAATGACTGCCAACACGTTTTTCCGTACCTGTTCGAAGGCCATTTAATAGTGGCCAGCACCCTAGGTGCCAACCTTATTGTGAATGGTAAAGTTGGCAACCCTCACCCTATAGCAACAGCACCGATGGGTATAGATTCAGCTGCATCCGAAGCTGACCGATCTTCCCTCTATGCCAggtttaaaagtgttttaatatATTCTATCAGGCAAGCAATAacgtttttattcattttaccACGACATGATCAAGCAGTCCACGACAACTATCCAGATACACCCAGTATATTCGAAATGTACTATAACGTCTCCTTGGTGCTTTTGAATTCCCATCCCAGCTTTGTAGAGGCTGTACCATTAGTTCCCAACATGGTTGAAGTGGGTGGTTTCCACATAGATCCACCAAAACAACTGCCAGAAGATTTACTAACTATTATGGATAAAGCGAAAGATGGTGTTATCTATTTCAGTTTAGGATCTGAATTGAAAAGCGAGAGTTTGCCCAAAGCGAAGATAGAAATGTtgttgaatgtttttaaaagtttgaagcAAACTGTTTTGTGGAAGTTTGAAGCAGAATTGGAAGACAAACCTGATAATGTGATGATTAGGAAGTGGATGCCACAAAATGATGTTTTGGGTAAGTGCCAGAAGAGTTATTCTTATAAAACGTTAAGATAGTTAGGAATTATAATGAGAATATTGGGAAAACAGGTCAAAGAAAAGGGATTTCTTACTCAATTGTTCCATATAAGAATGTTTCTTAGATTAACACTTTCTGAACCAGAGACAACAGCAAAGGTCCAAGTGCCTTCAATTTACATATTGCAACATCACGATTTTCACCTTTGCTGAATAATATCAGGCATAATTTAGAAGCCAGGCTTGAggtattttcatatttcttttacatTAATAGGAGCTCCTAGCTCCTAAAAATAGATTTACGGGTAAAAACGTAATTTTGGTtatgttttaagtaattttttgatgctattttttaccaaaaatttactattcCCAGGAATATTTTTAcgaaataataagaatatattGAAAGAGTATTTCTTACGCAATCGTTTCATATAAGAACGTTTCTCGTACCTCAAAATTATTCTCAGCTACAGAGAATTTTGTCAACCAAGGTACAGGAACAGGTTTTTTTAACACACCAAAATAGAGAAAATACCAGGGGATATATTTTTCCGGAATGTTTAGAGTTACACCAAGACATTCAAGTTTCTATGTTTTCACCTTACGTCATTCTAGGAATGTTAATAGaacataaatcaataaataaagaaaagccTTGTATTTCTTCTCAAAAGTGAAAAGTGAACATGACTTTATTAATTTGTGTTATACTtctgagaaaaataaaaatacacccTGTTAGGCAAATGAGTTTCTAAAACGTTCAGTTGTATGCAGTGGTATTTAAAATCTTATGGTGTTTGTAAGGCTGTGACTGTGTAAATctaaaattcgtaaaaaaattcgTAAGAGATATTTAGGGTACCTAGACCTATAATCTCTATAAACAAACTGACCAAAATGTAAAGCTGCTCTCatcttttagtattttattttgatcaAATGTTGGTGTATTGTGCTCgtatgtcaaaaataaatatcaaagcGGCGTTTTGAGTTATTTACATCTTGTTCCTTATTTTAAGGCTGTATATCATATTCTGAGAATTTAGCCTGGCATCACGAGAGAAATTCAATAGCAAAGTTGCTTACTTCATTGGCATTGTTCAGCTGAATAGGTGGTTCGCAGTTTTTATTAATCCTAATATTccaattatatttgaatttatgCCAATTTTTTGTATACCTTGTCTTCACTACGAATAACAAAAAACAGATAGTTATTTATGTCTAGGTAGAGCCTTTATGTTCAGTTTCACCagttgtaaatatttatatagtttgTAGGTATATAgtttgtaaatatgttaaaatcgGGTTtctttactttaattatttgctATATTGTATCGATAATATAAGGCTTGTACTTTTTCTTAATTActgaaagatattaaattacTGAAACATATAagagaaaataacaaaatttaactcTTTTCAGCCCACCctaacttaaaactttttataaccCATGGAGGATTATTAAGCCTTACAGAAAGCATTTACCATGGGGTGCCAGTCTTGGCTATTCCATTTGTTGGTGATCAGGTCATGAATGCCGACCATATAGTCCAGACTGGGATAGGATTAAAAGTCGACTTCCAGGATGAGAATGTTAGTGAGgaaatgctaaaaaaacttattaggGAAGTGTTGGATAACCCTAAATATAAAGAGAACGTGCAAAAGTTTTCCAAGATTTACCACGACAGACCCATGAGCCCAATGGCCACGGCGGTTTACTGGATCGAGTACGTAATAAGACACAATGGGGCTCATCATCTACGAGTGGCTGGAGTTGGGATGCCTTTGTATCAGTATTTATTATTGGATGTATTGTTGATTGTGCTTGTGGTGTTATTAGGGGTGTTTTTCGCGTTTAAGTGGGTTTTTAGACAgatttttaggaataaaacaagtaaaaaggttaaaaaagcttaatgcaCTGAAAAAAGAACCTGGTAAAATTCAAGTTGATGGTGTATTTGACCCATATTTATTTGGAAGAAGGTGGTAAATGTTTAAATTGGTGTAATTTTACTAAGGTTAATCAATTTTTCATAATTGACTTAATTGTATGACCAATATTTTATTACGccaagatttaaaattattaaagcaacttcttgaaatttttatatttacatataaatttgataaataaatatgcagTTTGCCCCCAAGTTAATATTTGCTTCCGTATAACaaattgtattgtatttttgtaaatatttatttacttgctTTAATAGAGATAAAATTATCACAAACGATGTTTATTAATTGCCATTATTCATTGAACGAaatagaagaatttttaaagttacatTGCCTAACCCCTTTGAGTTCAATGTTTGAAGGTAAGTAAGGTAAGTCATAAGTTTGaagtaaaaatacaaaaaattaatttcttaatcctaatcttaaaaattattaataatcggttataaaaaaaattcacacaCAATATACAggatattatcaaaaatagatTCTATTGTAACTTCTAAAcctattatataattaattttaaataaatgggaTTAACTAGGAGgttaaagcaaaaattaatcgatacgcttttttttaaactttaatattcAGTAAATATGTCAACCTTAATTGTTAAAACCAATCTAATTAGATACCCTTTCAGCCAGTAAAAAAGTAGTGGATGCAGAAAGTGGCCCTTCTTCTAAAATTCAAAAGATTGAAAATGAAGAACCACGACTAGTACTCAGGgtattccaatttattttatttcaactaaTGATACTGCTACGCTACGAAGCTCAATAACGCTGGACCCTTATTTCTTTTCAAGAAGCCTTTGTTGACTCTATTATAGAACATGTTGATGTAGAGTCAaccttaaagaaatatttttctttaagattAACTCCACTGTGGGACAAGCCAATCCAATGGTTTAAATGGTTCGAAAATGtatcatttgaaaataaaataataatatttgaccaaacaaaatattattctagATAAATTtaagtatgataaaaaaatacgtaattAGATATTCAAGTCTTTATATGTGATTATGAAATTAGTATCTATTTGTCAAAACAAAGAAAACCTTTTTTTCGAGATCAAGCGAATCCACATCCTTACAATGGTACACTATACATCAAATAGAAAAACTGTGGTAGTAAAAGTCTGATTTTCAGTATTcaattatataagtttttcaaattatatattttttagttgtcACATTATTTATCGCTCATCAAATATTTTGTCTacagaaaaattacttaattacttAATTTCGACATAacttttagtaaaataataaaagctttAGTAATTTATCTTTCATAACAAAATTGCGTAATTAGTTTCACTAAATGGCCAACTTAATCCAATCACTAATTATAAGCAAAACAATATTATCTTATTTAGGATATTTCACTCAAAGTGGTAATAATTTGATTCGAATTAAGGccgaaatttaatattaatattttggaattactttaaagaaataatgtgTTCCTTTAGATTGATAAAATCACTATTACATGAATATACTATTGATTCAATTATATggtatttcattattatttttcacatatTCAAAATAAACACATATTTACTTGGTTTCACATTgactctaaaaaaataatggtaaaatagtggtatacataataatatgataGGACTAAGTAAATTAGCcttttgaaatttctatttcaatta
The genomic region above belongs to Anthonomus grandis grandis chromosome 6, icAntGran1.3, whole genome shotgun sequence and contains:
- the LOC126737877 gene encoding UDP-glycosyltransferase UGT5-like isoform X2 yields the protein MLTGGVFLQIFVGYLACGNAMKILGIYTFPWGSHMILGTKLMRGLSLAGHDVTLITATATKDMPKEGQWKEVVIDGMDRHVKELTIHLTKTITNTNKSRLSAFADIKIFSQWVVKICNASLSHPKIKEMIRSREKFDAIILDQFLNDCQHVFPYLFEGHLIVASTLGANLIVNGKVGNPHPIATAPMGIDSAASEADRSSLYARFKSVLIYSIRQAITFLFILPRHDQAVHDNYPDTPSIFEMYYNVSLVLLNSHPSFVEAVPLVPNMVEVGGFHIDPPKQLPEDLLTIMDKAKDGVIYFSLGSELKSESLPKAKIEMLLNVFKSLKQTVLWKFEAELEDKPDNVMIRKWMPQNDVLAHPNLKLFITHGGLLSLTESIYHGVPVLAIPFVGDQVMNADHIVQTGIGLKVDFQDENVSEEMLKKLIREVLDNPKYKENVQKFSKIYHDRPMSPMATAVYWIEYVIRHNGAHHLRVAGVGMPLYQYLLLDVLLIVLVVLLGVFFAFKWVFRQIFRNKTSKKVKKA